One genomic window of Ilyobacter polytropus DSM 2926 includes the following:
- a CDS encoding efflux RND transporter permease subunit, with amino-acid sequence MLVKIGKFVQKFHKIILSVSLAVTFIMLFFMSQLQMNMQFTDLLPKTEKTVISYKNAMKNFDTLDSIVVAVKGREEDIKNFLEKGARDIEKIDGVKTVSYENQVNFMEKNIFLLMKEKDLKNREDALTAANLKDFFYGVNEGFEKEYIQESQSGKIDKDRIKILNFLNFLEEIILKIKKNKISPEDGKRFVRGERYIVSPDKSMGLLVVKSAVSIDDFENVIKTVNSLEEYFQKESKKYNVEIEMTGLQVLSRDEMVISQRDMEISSLLSLMLVLGIFIFSFKIIRYSLLALVPLITGIIWTMGLTYLIIGTLNMMTAMMGAILIGLGIDYSIHIISVFLQERNKGMNIENSVSAIYSKVMRGVTTGAGTTAVGFFMFVFSDFPGFREFGLVLGLGIICTLISSVFLLPSLLIIFGRKTGIKKPKNSQLLEKSQYFLIGRKKSSFIIIILILIVIGSKAGKVEFENDMLKIEPKNLQSVALNREIIDKFDFSSDSTIIVSENLEKAQKIYDKADKLKSIGVISSVVSYLPSEEKQIKRIEAGKKIKEKTGIVPENEIYAEELTEELVRLENNLIELGDLSYIGGEEDIRQKCDKILEEGIISELAENMDIYKKNLEESQKIFIGELQSIIRKSNTEKIINLKDLPDKIKDEFVGKNKTYISTFYPKEDIWKSDFQKIYMKEIDTLGENTTGSVKIFLKVIEISATEGRKILILTLAAIYFVLVADFRSLKYATAAILPMTFSVFGTLGIMGWTGFKFDMVNIIGIPLIIGIGVDDGVHIIHRYLVDKNLFVALKSTGKSVTLTTITTVAAFGTLMLARYRGFVHFGILLTIGVLFAYLLTMSLLVSLISILDRIEKKSEGDKL; translated from the coding sequence GTGTTGGTAAAAATAGGAAAATTTGTTCAGAAATTTCATAAGATAATTTTGTCTGTTTCTTTAGCAGTCACTTTTATTATGCTGTTTTTTATGAGCCAACTTCAGATGAATATGCAGTTTACAGATCTTCTTCCAAAGACCGAAAAAACTGTCATATCATATAAAAATGCCATGAAGAACTTTGATACGTTAGATTCTATAGTTGTAGCAGTAAAAGGCCGAGAGGAAGATATAAAAAACTTTTTAGAAAAAGGTGCCAGAGATATAGAAAAGATAGATGGAGTCAAAACAGTAAGCTATGAAAATCAGGTAAATTTTATGGAAAAAAACATTTTTCTTCTGATGAAAGAGAAAGATTTGAAAAATAGAGAAGATGCTCTGACTGCAGCTAATCTCAAAGATTTTTTTTACGGAGTAAATGAGGGGTTTGAAAAGGAATATATTCAGGAATCTCAAAGTGGGAAAATAGATAAAGACAGGATAAAAATCTTAAATTTTCTGAATTTTTTAGAAGAGATAATTTTAAAAATAAAGAAAAACAAAATAAGTCCGGAAGATGGAAAAAGATTTGTGAGAGGTGAAAGATATATTGTATCTCCAGATAAAAGTATGGGTTTACTGGTGGTGAAGTCCGCAGTGAGTATAGATGATTTTGAAAATGTCATAAAAACTGTGAATTCCCTGGAAGAATATTTTCAGAAAGAGTCTAAAAAATACAATGTAGAAATTGAAATGACAGGTCTTCAGGTGCTATCAAGAGATGAAATGGTGATATCACAGAGAGACATGGAAATTTCTAGTCTTTTATCTTTGATGCTGGTTCTTGGAATATTTATTTTTAGCTTTAAAATAATAAGATATTCTCTGCTGGCTCTTGTACCTCTTATCACTGGAATCATCTGGACAATGGGGCTGACTTATCTCATCATAGGAACACTCAATATGATGACTGCCATGATGGGAGCCATATTGATAGGCTTGGGAATAGATTATTCTATACATATAATATCGGTATTTCTACAAGAGAGAAACAAAGGAATGAATATAGAAAATTCTGTATCTGCCATTTATTCTAAGGTGATGAGAGGAGTGACCACAGGAGCAGGAACCACAGCTGTAGGTTTTTTTATGTTTGTGTTTAGTGATTTTCCAGGGTTTCGAGAGTTTGGACTGGTTCTGGGACTGGGGATAATATGCACGCTGATATCGTCGGTTTTTTTACTTCCATCTTTACTCATAATTTTTGGCAGAAAAACAGGTATAAAAAAACCTAAGAACAGCCAGTTACTAGAAAAAAGTCAATACTTTCTCATAGGTAGAAAAAAAAGTTCTTTCATCATAATTATTCTTATACTAATAGTAATAGGATCAAAGGCAGGCAAGGTGGAATTTGAAAATGATATGTTGAAAATAGAACCTAAAAATCTTCAGAGTGTGGCCTTGAACAGGGAAATTATAGATAAATTTGATTTTAGTTCTGACAGCACTATCATTGTGTCTGAAAATTTAGAAAAAGCACAAAAGATTTATGACAAGGCAGACAAACTGAAAAGTATAGGAGTGATATCTTCAGTTGTATCGTATCTTCCATCTGAAGAAAAGCAGATAAAAAGAATAGAAGCCGGAAAGAAAATAAAAGAAAAAACCGGCATAGTTCCAGAAAATGAAATCTATGCAGAAGAACTGACAGAAGAGCTTGTGAGACTTGAAAATAACCTTATAGAGTTAGGGGACTTGTCTTATATCGGAGGAGAGGAAGATATAAGACAAAAGTGTGACAAAATATTAGAGGAGGGGATTATAAGTGAACTAGCTGAAAACATGGATATCTACAAGAAAAACCTTGAAGAATCTCAGAAAATATTTATAGGGGAGTTGCAGAGTATAATAAGAAAAAGTAATACTGAAAAAATAATAAATCTGAAAGATCTTCCAGATAAAATAAAAGATGAGTTTGTAGGAAAAAACAAAACATATATAAGCACCTTTTATCCAAAGGAAGACATATGGAAATCTGATTTTCAGAAAATATACATGAAGGAGATAGATACCTTAGGTGAAAATACAACTGGGAGTGTCAAAATATTTCTCAAGGTAATAGAGATATCTGCAACAGAGGGAAGAAAAATTCTTATTCTGACTTTGGCAGCCATATATTTTGTGTTGGTAGCAGACTTTAGAAGTCTGAAATATGCCACTGCTGCCATTCTTCCAATGACTTTTTCGGTGTTTGGAACTCTAGGGATAATGGGTTGGACAGGATTTAAATTTGACATGGTCAACATAATAGGGATACCGCTGATAATAGGTATAGGGGTGGACGACGGAGTTCATATTATACACAGATACCTTGTGGATAAAAATTTATTTGTGGCACTAAAAAGCACTGGAAAGTCTGTAACTTTAACAACAATTACAACAGTAGCAGCTTTCGGGACTTTGATGTTAGCAAGGTATAGGGGCTTTGTTCATTTTGGGATACTTCTAACTATAGGGGTTCTGTTTGCTTATCTTCTAACTATGAGCTTACTTGTGAGTCTTATCTCCATATTAGACCGAATAGAAAAAAAATCGGAAGGTGATAAATTATGA
- the recA gene encoding recombinase RecA encodes MAKAKKEIADKDKALEVAMKQIQKDFGEGSIMKLGANTHMNVETISTGSIGIDMALGLGGVPRGRVVEIYGAESCGKTTVALHIVAEAQKKGGIAAFIDAEHALDPAYARALGVDVDELLISQPDNGEQALEIGDMLVRSGAVDVIVVDSVAALVPKSEIEGEMGDQQMGLQARLMSKALRKLTGSLNKSKTTMIFINQIREKIGGFGFGPQTTTTGGRALKFYSSVRMEIKRIGSVKQGDNVIGNETSIKITKNKIAPPFKEAKFQIMYGKGISRAGEILDMAIDNDIVSKSGAWFSYGDIRLGQGKENVKLRLEEEKDLLGQIESDLNKILFPEAEVSEKAENEDTESKEK; translated from the coding sequence ATGGCGAAGGCAAAAAAAGAGATAGCTGACAAAGATAAGGCACTAGAAGTTGCGATGAAACAGATTCAAAAGGATTTTGGAGAAGGCTCAATAATGAAACTCGGGGCCAATACTCACATGAACGTAGAGACAATATCAACAGGAAGTATAGGTATAGATATGGCTCTTGGACTAGGTGGCGTACCTAGAGGAAGAGTGGTTGAGATATACGGTGCAGAGAGCTGCGGAAAGACAACTGTAGCACTTCATATAGTAGCAGAAGCACAAAAAAAAGGTGGTATAGCAGCATTTATAGATGCAGAACATGCTTTGGATCCGGCTTATGCAAGGGCTCTAGGAGTAGACGTAGATGAGCTACTTATATCACAGCCTGACAACGGAGAACAGGCTTTGGAAATCGGGGATATGCTAGTAAGATCCGGAGCTGTAGACGTAATAGTAGTAGACTCTGTGGCTGCCCTTGTACCAAAATCAGAGATAGAGGGAGAGATGGGAGATCAGCAGATGGGTCTTCAGGCCAGACTTATGTCTAAGGCTTTGAGAAAACTTACAGGAAGTCTAAATAAATCAAAGACAACAATGATATTCATAAACCAAATAAGAGAAAAAATCGGAGGATTCGGATTTGGACCTCAGACAACAACTACAGGTGGAAGAGCACTTAAATTTTACTCATCTGTAAGAATGGAGATAAAAAGAATAGGTAGTGTGAAGCAGGGGGATAATGTAATAGGAAATGAGACCTCAATCAAGATAACAAAGAATAAGATAGCTCCTCCTTTTAAAGAGGCTAAATTTCAGATCATGTATGGAAAGGGTATCTCAAGAGCCGGAGAGATATTGGATATGGCTATAGACAATGATATAGTTTCAAAATCAGGAGCATGGTTTAGTTATGGTGATATAAGGCTAGGACAGGGTAAAGAAAATGTAAAATTGAGACTGGAAGAGGAAAAAGATCTTCTAGGACAGATAGAGAGTGATTTAAACAAAATTCTTTTTCCCGAGGCTGAAGTAAGTGAAAAGGCAGAAAATGAAGATACTGAATCTAAAGAGAAATAA
- a CDS encoding lysophospholipid acyltransferase family protein, with the protein MLGLVLALVSGLSFFIYMTLFYLPIIVFSGEEKSARLARREFKKFGTWVLGSIGAKLEVIYEDKEAIENLKADDGIVVVGNHQSNMDIPVLLAGFPFVVGYVAKKEMEKWPFFGVWMKKSHCVFLDRSNPREGIKSIKKAVEIIKAGYPIAIFPEGERSQTGEIGEFKKGSFRLATETKGIIVPVTIKGTYEIQKRGSVKTKMGKNVKLIISKPIYVKDMETAEIKKLDKIVRDIVVENFEKF; encoded by the coding sequence ATGTTGGGGTTGGTACTTGCTCTTGTGTCGGGGCTTAGTTTTTTCATTTATATGACACTATTTTATCTTCCTATAATAGTGTTTTCAGGGGAAGAAAAATCAGCGCGGCTTGCAAGGAGAGAATTTAAAAAGTTTGGAACCTGGGTTCTGGGATCTATAGGGGCTAAACTTGAGGTTATATACGAAGATAAAGAAGCAATAGAAAATCTCAAAGCAGATGACGGAATAGTGGTGGTAGGAAACCATCAGAGTAACATGGATATTCCGGTACTGTTAGCAGGATTTCCTTTTGTTGTAGGATATGTAGCCAAAAAAGAAATGGAGAAATGGCCTTTCTTCGGAGTATGGATGAAAAAATCTCACTGTGTATTTCTAGACAGAAGTAATCCGAGAGAGGGAATAAAAAGTATAAAAAAGGCTGTAGAGATTATAAAAGCCGGTTATCCAATAGCCATTTTCCCTGAGGGAGAAAGATCTCAAACTGGAGAAATAGGGGAATTTAAAAAAGGCAGCTTTAGGCTGGCAACCGAGACAAAAGGAATAATAGTGCCTGTGACAATAAAGGGTACATATGAGATTCAAAAAAGAGGCAGTGTAAAAACAAAAATGGGTAAAAATGTAAAACTTATAATTTCAAAACCTATATATGTAAAGGATATGGAGACTGCTGAGATAAAGAAGCTAGACAAAATAGTAAGGGATATAGTTGTGGAGAACTTTGAGAAATTTTAG
- the pflB gene encoding formate C-acetyltransferase yields MFEQWQGFKGDLWKKEINVRDFIQNNYTPYTGDESFLVEPTDATKKLWNKLSEMFKVEQEKGVYDAETKVPSALDAYGPGYIDKDLEKIVGVQTDAPLKRGIFPKGGVRLVEQALDAYGYELDAFTKEIFTKYRKHHNQGVFDVYTPEIKAARSNGLVTGLPDAYGRGRIIGDYRRIAIYGLDKLIEDKKSQLDLLDVDTMTDDIIRRREEVSEQVRALQAFGKMCASYGFDISKPAETAQEAIQFVYFAYLGAVKDQDGAAMSLGRTATFLDIYINRDLENGKITEEEAQEFIDQFIMKLRIVRFLRPPAYNELFSGDPVWTTEVLGGEGTDGRTLVSKTSFRYLNTLYNLGPAPEPNLTVLWSRKSPENWKKFCAKVSIDTSALQYENDDLMRPQFGDDYAIACCVSPMKVGKGMQFFGARVNLPKALLYAINGGKDEKSGKQVAPHLAPITSEYLDFDVVMERYEEVLKWLAGVYVRALNIIHYMHDKYAYETFEMALHDLEIERTQAHGIAGVSIVADSLAAIKNAKVKVIRDEAGMAVDFEIEGDYEAFGNNHDETDQFAVSITKKFMDMIRTHQMYRGARPTQSILTITSNVVYGKKTGATPCGRKSGAPFAPGANPMNGRDKKGAIAALTSVAKLPFEHANDGISYTFAITPATLGKEKEDRCNNLVNLMDGYFEPAGGHHLNVNVFDKALLEDAMAHPEKYPQLTIRVSGYAVNFTKLNKEQQLDVISRTINERI; encoded by the coding sequence ATGTTTGAACAATGGCAAGGGTTTAAAGGAGATCTCTGGAAAAAAGAGATCAACGTAAGGGATTTTATCCAAAACAACTATACTCCATACACTGGGGACGAGAGCTTCTTAGTTGAGCCAACTGATGCTACTAAAAAACTATGGAACAAGCTTTCAGAGATGTTTAAGGTAGAGCAGGAAAAAGGTGTCTATGATGCTGAGACGAAAGTTCCTTCTGCATTAGATGCATACGGACCTGGGTATATTGACAAAGATCTTGAAAAGATCGTAGGAGTGCAGACTGATGCCCCTCTAAAAAGAGGAATATTTCCTAAAGGTGGAGTAAGATTAGTAGAGCAGGCTCTTGACGCATACGGGTATGAGCTTGATGCCTTTACAAAAGAGATCTTTACTAAATACAGAAAGCACCATAACCAAGGTGTATTTGATGTATACACTCCTGAAATCAAAGCAGCTAGAAGTAACGGTCTAGTAACTGGACTTCCTGATGCTTACGGAAGAGGAAGAATCATCGGAGATTACAGAAGAATAGCTATTTACGGGTTAGATAAACTTATTGAAGATAAGAAATCTCAACTTGATCTTCTAGATGTAGATACAATGACAGACGATATCATAAGAAGAAGAGAAGAAGTTTCCGAGCAAGTAAGAGCTCTTCAAGCATTTGGAAAAATGTGTGCATCTTATGGGTTTGACATATCAAAGCCAGCTGAAACAGCTCAAGAAGCTATACAGTTTGTATACTTCGCATACCTTGGGGCAGTAAAGGACCAGGATGGAGCAGCAATGTCACTGGGAAGAACAGCAACATTCTTGGATATATACATCAACAGAGACTTAGAAAACGGAAAAATAACTGAAGAAGAAGCTCAAGAGTTTATAGATCAGTTCATCATGAAGCTTAGAATCGTAAGATTCTTGAGACCGCCTGCATACAATGAGTTATTCTCAGGAGATCCAGTGTGGACTACTGAGGTTCTTGGAGGAGAAGGTACAGACGGAAGAACTCTAGTAAGTAAAACTTCATTCAGATACCTAAATACACTATACAACCTAGGACCAGCACCTGAGCCAAACTTAACAGTACTTTGGTCTAGAAAATCTCCAGAAAACTGGAAAAAATTCTGTGCAAAAGTATCTATTGATACATCAGCACTTCAATATGAAAATGACGACCTTATGAGACCTCAATTCGGAGACGACTATGCTATCGCTTGTTGTGTATCTCCTATGAAAGTCGGAAAAGGGATGCAGTTCTTCGGAGCGAGAGTAAATCTTCCTAAAGCACTTCTTTACGCTATAAATGGCGGTAAAGATGAGAAATCAGGAAAGCAGGTTGCACCTCACCTTGCACCTATAACTTCTGAATACCTTGACTTTGACGTAGTAATGGAAAGATATGAAGAGGTACTTAAGTGGCTTGCAGGAGTATATGTAAGAGCTCTAAACATCATCCACTACATGCACGATAAATATGCTTATGAAACATTTGAAATGGCTCTACATGACCTTGAGATCGAAAGAACTCAGGCTCACGGGATAGCAGGAGTTTCAATTGTGGCAGACTCACTTGCAGCTATCAAAAATGCAAAAGTAAAAGTAATAAGAGATGAGGCTGGAATGGCAGTAGACTTCGAAATCGAAGGAGACTACGAGGCATTTGGAAACAACCATGACGAAACTGACCAATTTGCTGTTTCAATTACTAAAAAATTCATGGACATGATAAGAACTCATCAAATGTATAGAGGAGCTAGACCTACTCAGTCTATCCTAACTATAACTTCAAACGTTGTATATGGTAAGAAAACAGGAGCGACTCCTTGCGGAAGAAAATCTGGAGCACCATTTGCACCAGGAGCAAACCCAATGAACGGAAGAGATAAAAAAGGAGCTATAGCAGCCCTTACTTCAGTAGCCAAGCTTCCGTTTGAGCATGCAAATGATGGAATCTCTTATACATTTGCAATCACACCTGCAACTCTTGGAAAAGAAAAAGAGGACAGATGCAACAACCTTGTGAACTTAATGGATGGATACTTTGAACCAGCTGGTGGACATCACCTAAATGTAAACGTATTTGACAAGGCACTTCTAGAAGATGCAATGGCACATCCTGAGAAATATCCACAACTTACAATCAGAGTTTCTGGTTATGCAGTTAACTTCACAAAACTTAACAAAGAGCAGCAGCTTGACGTTATATCTAGAACAATCAATGAAAGAATTTAA
- a CDS encoding outer membrane lipoprotein-sorting protein — translation MKKISVIFFMLINICAFSKDASEILKKMEDAQNYTTSKGEYLMVIENKGKKITLGFEGYHKKSQEDLQLMRFTFPPRIEDTAILIKDENIWYYNKRSNRVRLLSKNAKKGSMMGSSFSYDDLNIDYVDDFTGEIIEETENYYMLKVYPVDKDRSYKYILAKVRKDNYIEESLEYYDDNEIKYKFMTTQDVKLVKKRWVPLKLTMTDLISGKVTYIETEEKSLDFDFFIEDSKFSEKNLKK, via the coding sequence ATGAAAAAAATATCGGTGATTTTTTTTATGCTGATTAATATATGTGCTTTTTCGAAAGATGCCTCGGAGATACTAAAAAAAATGGAGGATGCTCAAAACTATACAACTTCAAAGGGTGAGTATCTTATGGTTATAGAAAATAAGGGTAAAAAAATAACATTGGGATTTGAAGGCTATCATAAAAAATCTCAGGAAGACCTCCAGCTCATGAGATTTACTTTTCCACCTAGAATAGAAGATACTGCAATTCTTATAAAAGATGAAAATATATGGTACTACAACAAGAGAAGCAACAGGGTGAGGCTCTTATCAAAAAACGCAAAAAAAGGAAGTATGATGGGATCTAGTTTTAGCTATGACGACCTCAACATAGATTATGTGGATGATTTTACAGGGGAAATAATAGAAGAAACAGAGAATTATTATATGCTGAAAGTCTATCCTGTGGATAAGGATAGAAGTTATAAATATATATTGGCAAAAGTGAGAAAAGATAATTATATAGAGGAAAGTCTAGAGTATTATGACGATAATGAAATAAAATATAAGTTTATGACCACTCAGGATGTGAAGCTGGTAAAAAAAAGATGGGTTCCTTTGAAATTGACTATGACAGATCTCATAAGTGGTAAGGTGACTTATATAGAAACAGAGGAAAAAAGCCTGGATTTTGATTTTTTTATTGAGGACTCCAAATTTTCCGAGAAAAACTTAAAAAAATAA
- a CDS encoding lipopolysaccharide core heptose(II) kinase RfaY, producing MDKIKKGKVSIYLQDDKYRGLAEVILQGDYKVIKVLKNDQRSRVKLIEYEQEKLVLKIPLEKNRRRWQRFLSAFRGSSSKREYENCLKILSEGFLGAKPVLVIDKKIGPFVKESCFVSNFIEGQEGNFQHLKEIGEELNKIHNAGYLHGDSQLVNFMVSNEEIYLIDCKLQKNIFGKFGSRYEFIYLEESCPKKIDIYRKDDLYYRGAKLLNSYLHWWGRTRKKLKGKELTK from the coding sequence ATGGATAAAATAAAAAAAGGCAAGGTAAGCATATATCTTCAAGATGATAAATATAGAGGACTTGCAGAAGTGATTCTCCAGGGAGACTACAAGGTGATCAAAGTCTTGAAAAATGATCAGAGGAGCAGGGTAAAGCTTATAGAGTATGAGCAGGAAAAACTTGTTCTTAAAATCCCCCTTGAGAAAAACAGAAGACGATGGCAACGGTTTTTATCTGCATTTCGTGGAAGTTCGTCTAAAAGAGAGTATGAAAATTGTTTGAAAATTCTGTCTGAGGGATTTTTGGGTGCAAAACCTGTTTTAGTAATAGATAAAAAAATAGGGCCTTTTGTCAAAGAGTCGTGTTTTGTATCAAATTTTATAGAGGGACAGGAAGGAAATTTTCAGCATCTGAAAGAGATAGGAGAAGAGCTTAATAAAATCCATAATGCAGGCTACCTTCACGGAGATTCACAACTTGTGAATTTTATGGTTTCTAATGAAGAAATATACCTAATAGACTGTAAGCTTCAAAAGAATATATTTGGAAAGTTCGGGAGCAGGTATGAATTTATATATTTAGAGGAGAGCTGTCCTAAAAAAATAGATATATACAGAAAAGATGATCTATACTATAGAGGAGCGAAACTTTTAAATAGCTATCTTCACTGGTGGGGAAGAACCAGAAAAAAATTAAAAGGCAAAGAATTGACAAAATGA
- a CDS encoding glycosyltransferase family 9 protein, whose product MRVLVIRLSSIGDIILTTPVLKEFKKKYPDAVVDFMVLDKFKDSIEGCPYVDNLIIFNKKEHRGIKGLKKFSDSIKDNGYDYVFDLHSKLRSVAISIFIGTKTLRYRKRALWKTLLVKARLIKYSADDTIVKNYFGALKKLGVEYKGEDLNFTFSEKDIKAVSEYKDFVVFAPGASKNTKKWTTEGFGNLARLLREKYGKKIALIGGAGDKEICEEINSISHESCVNLAGKLSLKESGALLSESDFLVTNDSGPFHISRGVKKKAFVIFGPTDPKMFEYDQYGVLVYRDEPCSPCSLHGDKICPKKHFNCMKNLKAEDVLKIIEKNMGWC is encoded by the coding sequence TTGAGGGTATTGGTAATAAGACTCAGTTCTATAGGGGATATAATCCTTACCACTCCTGTATTAAAGGAGTTTAAGAAAAAATATCCAGACGCAGTGGTTGATTTTATGGTACTGGATAAATTTAAAGATTCTATAGAAGGGTGTCCCTATGTGGACAACCTTATTATTTTTAACAAAAAAGAGCACAGAGGGATAAAAGGGCTTAAGAAATTTTCTGACAGCATAAAGGATAATGGGTATGATTATGTATTTGATCTCCATTCTAAACTGAGGTCTGTTGCTATCTCTATTTTTATAGGGACTAAAACCTTGAGATACAGGAAAAGAGCTCTCTGGAAGACCCTTCTTGTAAAGGCGAGGTTAATAAAATACAGTGCAGACGATACCATTGTAAAAAATTATTTTGGAGCATTGAAAAAGCTGGGGGTAGAATATAAGGGAGAAGATTTAAATTTCACCTTTTCTGAAAAAGATATAAAAGCAGTTTCAGAATATAAAGATTTTGTGGTTTTTGCTCCTGGTGCATCTAAAAATACAAAAAAATGGACTACAGAGGGCTTTGGAAATCTAGCAAGACTGCTGAGGGAAAAATATGGTAAAAAAATAGCACTTATCGGTGGAGCTGGTGACAAAGAAATATGTGAAGAGATAAATTCTATAAGTCATGAAAGCTGTGTTAATCTGGCTGGAAAGCTTTCTTTAAAAGAAAGTGGTGCCCTTTTGTCAGAGTCTGATTTTCTTGTTACAAATGATTCAGGGCCATTTCATATCTCGAGAGGGGTAAAGAAAAAAGCCTTTGTAATCTTTGGGCCTACTGATCCAAAGATGTTTGAGTATGATCAGTACGGGGTACTGGTATACAGAGATGAACCTTGTTCTCCATGCAGCTTACACGGTGATAAAATCTGTCCAAAGAAACACTTTAACTGCATGAAAAATCTAAAAGCTGAAGATGTATTGAAAATAATAGAAAAAAATATGGGATGGTGCTAA
- a CDS encoding regulatory protein RecX: MKILNLKRNKLYLEDNEIIDVSPDIIYEMKLSGKEELSIEEYKRVVYLAALSKSYYLLSRRDHTSKELEKKLRMKFREKEIIKIVISVIEEKGYIDDYSYAKSFIEKSKEGRKKIEYDLRLRGINSEIIREAFEEEGNKEVPKIKRLLHKISGKPYDKKINYLLRKGFDYENIKRALNNEDEE; the protein is encoded by the coding sequence ATGAAGATACTGAATCTAAAGAGAAATAAATTATATTTAGAGGACAATGAAATAATAGATGTAAGTCCTGATATAATTTATGAGATGAAGCTCTCTGGAAAAGAAGAACTGAGTATAGAGGAATATAAAAGGGTAGTCTATCTGGCTGCCCTTTCAAAGTCCTACTATTTATTATCTAGAAGAGATCATACTTCTAAGGAGTTAGAGAAAAAACTCCGAATGAAATTCCGGGAAAAAGAGATAATAAAAATAGTAATTTCGGTGATAGAGGAAAAAGGTTATATAGACGACTATTCCTATGCAAAATCCTTTATTGAAAAAAGCAAAGAAGGAAGAAAAAAAATAGAATATGATTTAAGGTTAAGGGGAATAAATTCTGAAATTATAAGAGAAGCATTTGAAGAAGAGGGTAACAAAGAGGTTCCTAAGATAAAAAGGCTTTTGCATAAAATAAGTGGAAAGCCCTATGATAAGAAAATAAACTACCTTTTGAGAAAGGGCTTTGATTATGAAAATATAAAAAGAGCTCTAAACAATGAGGATGAAGAATAA
- the pflA gene encoding pyruvate formate-lyase-activating protein, producing the protein MGKVLGKLHSYESCGTVDGPGLRYVVFTQGCPLRCKYCHNPDTWHMPDASYEEDANYIVKEISRYKPFFRNGGGMTLSGGEPFMQAEFAKELFRLCKENDINTAVDTSGIYLNDTVKEALEYVDLVLLDIKCIDPEIYKDLTKVELEPTLKFARYLSDIKKPVWIRHVLVPGITDREDLLEKLGDFIASLENVEKMEILPYHSLGEYKWEELGYEYELKGVEPPTKEAVEKAKEIFRKKGVPIR; encoded by the coding sequence ATGGGTAAAGTATTGGGAAAGTTACACTCATACGAAAGCTGTGGAACAGTAGACGGACCGGGTCTGAGATATGTAGTTTTTACACAGGGATGTCCTTTGAGATGCAAATACTGCCATAACCCGGATACTTGGCATATGCCAGATGCCAGCTATGAAGAGGATGCCAACTATATAGTAAAAGAGATATCTAGATACAAACCTTTCTTTAGAAACGGCGGAGGAATGACTCTTTCAGGAGGAGAACCTTTTATGCAGGCTGAGTTTGCAAAGGAGTTATTCAGGTTGTGTAAAGAAAATGACATCAATACCGCGGTTGATACCAGCGGAATATATCTAAATGATACAGTCAAAGAAGCGCTAGAATATGTGGATCTAGTTCTTTTGGACATAAAGTGTATAGATCCTGAAATATATAAAGATCTCACAAAGGTGGAGTTAGAGCCGACACTTAAATTTGCAAGATATCTGTCTGATATAAAAAAACCTGTATGGATAAGGCATGTCCTTGTACCTGGGATCACTGACAGAGAGGATTTGCTAGAAAAGCTGGGCGACTTTATAGCTAGCCTAGAAAATGTAGAGAAAATGGAGATACTGCCTTACCACAGCCTAGGCGAATATAAGTGGGAGGAGCTAGGATATGAATATGAACTTAAGGGTGTAGAGCCTCCTACAAAAGAGGCTGTGGAAAAAGCTAAGGAGATATTCAGAAAAAAAGGTGTACCGATAAGATAG